Proteins co-encoded in one Haladaptatus sp. ZSTT2 genomic window:
- a CDS encoding MFS transporter, with amino-acid sequence MAARSRRTISIVFAVVFLDLLGFGIIIPILPFYVRAFGADELVIGLLAASYSAMQFIFAPILGQLSDRRGRRPVILLSVLGSAIAWTLFGLAEGLLLLFVSRMLAGAMGGNIAAAQAYVADVTPPEERAKSLGLLGAAFGLGFIFGPGIGAVFTFQVVVDFFQNLIPWLDINQFSLPSFVAAFLALLNFLVAYRFLPESRALTDTPSAYESQFTQLKSAMTNENVRGLLIAFFLISFAFSGVQIMFIPFVADIYGYSESQSALLLTYIGVLGVLVQGVLIGRLTKRYTESRLAVAGTALLTIALFGIPAAPLVGEALFPSLTSVEPFLTKQLLGLLAVLAVLSLGNGVVNVSLTTLVSQNASADRQGSALGLTQGSGSLARTFGPVLMGGIYAAIGYWSPFALGGLLLLPVLVIALHLARTDEKNTSPVTEPDVTK; translated from the coding sequence ATGGCTGCTCGCTCTCGGCGCACTATCAGTATCGTCTTCGCGGTGGTCTTTCTCGACCTGCTTGGCTTTGGCATCATCATCCCTATCCTGCCGTTTTACGTCCGCGCGTTCGGCGCAGACGAGCTCGTCATTGGCCTGCTCGCGGCCTCCTATTCGGCGATGCAGTTCATCTTCGCACCCATCCTCGGCCAGCTCTCAGATCGCCGGGGGCGTCGCCCCGTCATCCTCCTTTCGGTGCTCGGGAGCGCCATCGCATGGACGCTGTTCGGCCTCGCAGAAGGCCTCCTTCTACTGTTTGTCTCGCGCATGCTCGCGGGCGCAATGGGCGGAAACATCGCCGCTGCCCAAGCCTATGTCGCGGACGTGACCCCGCCCGAAGAGCGCGCGAAGAGCCTTGGCCTCCTCGGCGCGGCCTTCGGCCTTGGGTTCATCTTCGGCCCGGGCATCGGTGCAGTGTTCACGTTTCAGGTCGTCGTGGACTTCTTCCAGAACCTCATCCCGTGGCTCGACATCAACCAGTTCTCGCTGCCGAGTTTTGTCGCGGCGTTCCTCGCGCTCCTCAACTTCCTCGTCGCCTACCGATTCCTCCCCGAATCGCGCGCCCTCACGGACACGCCCAGTGCCTACGAATCGCAGTTCACACAGCTCAAAAGCGCCATGACCAACGAGAACGTCCGCGGGCTGCTCATCGCGTTTTTCCTCATCTCGTTTGCCTTCTCGGGTGTGCAAATCATGTTCATCCCCTTCGTCGCGGACATCTACGGCTACTCAGAGTCACAGAGCGCCCTCCTGCTCACCTACATTGGCGTCCTCGGCGTCCTCGTCCAAGGCGTGCTCATTGGTCGGCTGACCAAACGCTACACCGAGAGCCGGCTCGCGGTTGCTGGAACCGCCCTGCTCACGATTGCGCTGTTCGGGATTCCGGCGGCGCCGCTCGTCGGGGAAGCGCTGTTTCCGAGTCTCACCAGCGTCGAGCCATTCTTGACCAAGCAACTGCTCGGCCTGCTTGCCGTTCTCGCGGTGCTCTCGCTCGGTAACGGCGTCGTCAACGTCTCGCTTACGACGCTCGTCTCCCAGAACGCGAGCGCAGACCGGCAGGGGAGCGCCCTCGGACTGACCCAAGGATCGGGGAGTCTCGCGCGCACGTTCGGCCCCGTCCTGATGGGCGGTATCTACGCCGCGATTGGCTACTGGTCGCCGTTTGCCCTCGGTGGCCTCCTCTTGCTCCCGGTGCTCGTTATCGCGCTCCACCTCGCGCGAACAGACGAGAAAAACACCTCGCCGGTGACCGAACCGGACGTGACCAAATAG
- a CDS encoding radical SAM protein gives MISKGCEQCAKGGKMVLFVYGYCDQRDCFYCPLGENRKNVTQVYANERQVESDEDIITEAKRMDALGTSITGGEPQEAMDKTCRYLRLLKDEFGEDHHTHLYTGITGGRENMRRLAEAGLDEIRFHPPYELWGDMHGTEWEEILYIAREEGLTPAFEIPGIRAEREFIDFLDEGAADFCNINEFEMSEGNYERMQQEGYELREGHMSAVEGSHDILEEMASHPKVYFCTSVFKDAAQHRNRLKRMAKNLRREFDDVTDDGTLVYGKTWITPAELEALGVPEEFYTVKESHVELAWWLLEEMVQEGDVEKGEIIEQYPTVDGTVVERTPLA, from the coding sequence ATGATTTCGAAGGGCTGCGAACAGTGCGCCAAGGGGGGCAAAATGGTGCTGTTCGTCTATGGATACTGTGACCAGCGAGACTGCTTCTACTGTCCGCTTGGGGAGAATCGCAAGAACGTGACCCAGGTGTACGCAAACGAGCGGCAGGTCGAGTCCGACGAAGACATCATCACCGAAGCAAAGCGGATGGACGCCCTCGGCACTTCGATTACTGGTGGCGAACCACAGGAGGCGATGGACAAGACGTGTCGCTACCTGCGCCTGCTCAAAGACGAGTTCGGCGAGGACCACCACACCCACCTCTACACCGGCATCACTGGCGGGCGCGAGAACATGCGCCGACTCGCCGAAGCAGGCTTAGACGAGATTCGCTTTCACCCACCGTACGAACTCTGGGGCGACATGCACGGCACCGAATGGGAGGAGATTCTCTACATCGCCCGCGAAGAAGGCCTCACCCCCGCCTTCGAGATTCCGGGCATCCGCGCCGAACGCGAGTTCATCGACTTCTTAGATGAGGGCGCGGCCGACTTCTGTAACATCAACGAGTTCGAGATGAGCGAGGGTAACTACGAGCGCATGCAGCAGGAAGGCTACGAACTGCGCGAAGGCCACATGAGCGCCGTCGAAGGCTCCCACGACATCTTAGAAGAGATGGCCTCCCACCCGAAGGTGTACTTCTGTACCTCGGTGTTCAAAGACGCCGCCCAACACCGCAACCGCCTGAAGCGCATGGCCAAGAACCTCCGCCGAGAGTTCGACGACGTGACCGACGACGGCACGCTCGTCTACGGCAAGACGTGGATTACGCCCGCCGAACTCGAAGCCCTCGGCGTCCCCGAGGAGTTCTACACCGTAAAAGAGAGTCACGTCGAACTCGCGTGGTGGCTTTTAGAGGAGATGGTTCAGGAAGGCGACGTGGAGAAAGGCGAGATTATCGAGCAGTATCCGACAGTTGACGGAACGGTTGTCGAACGTACCCCCCTCGCCTAA
- a CDS encoding TRAM domain-containing protein, translating to MPDCPLADECPKFSEHIQGMGCQHYGDKGGAEWCSHYNQPIRDLKSQPVKIGEEVIVDVTDIHESGAGVGRTEDGFIIFVDGVLPDARARVKITKVRSNHARADPLERLPMEPEEEADEAEVEDDDDGGYSKPKRPERLGSRDNFWGS from the coding sequence ATGCCCGACTGTCCACTCGCGGATGAATGCCCCAAGTTCAGTGAACACATCCAGGGGATGGGGTGCCAGCATTACGGGGACAAAGGCGGGGCTGAGTGGTGTAGCCACTACAATCAGCCAATCCGCGACCTGAAGTCACAGCCGGTGAAAATCGGCGAGGAAGTCATCGTCGACGTCACCGACATCCACGAGAGTGGGGCCGGTGTGGGCCGGACGGAAGACGGCTTTATCATTTTCGTAGACGGCGTCCTTCCCGACGCCCGCGCTCGGGTGAAGATTACGAAGGTACGGTCGAACCACGCTCGCGCAGACCCACTCGAACGATTGCCGATGGAGCCGGAAGAAGAAGCAGACGAAGCAGAGGTAGAAGATGACGACGACGGCGGATACAGCAAGCCAAAACGTCCCGAGCGTCTTGGCAGCCGCGACAATTTCTGGGGCAGCTAA
- a CDS encoding Tfx family DNA-binding protein, with the protein MSDDPTLNVAALLDRIGFDPEKSILTRRQAEVLALREQGEAQATIANLLGTSRANVSSIESSARSNIEKARETVAFAETLRAPVQITVEAGTDLYDVPAQVYGACDDAGVKVGHTAPELMKVVGDEAGDAVTGRQVVKPLLIGVTHEGVVRVRRAEQS; encoded by the coding sequence ATGAGCGACGACCCAACACTCAACGTTGCCGCGCTGCTCGACCGCATTGGATTCGACCCCGAAAAGAGCATTCTCACCCGCCGACAAGCGGAGGTGCTCGCGCTGCGCGAACAGGGCGAAGCCCAGGCCACCATCGCAAATCTTCTCGGGACGTCGCGGGCGAACGTCTCAAGCATCGAATCGAGCGCGCGGTCGAACATCGAGAAAGCCCGCGAGACTGTCGCGTTCGCCGAAACGCTCCGTGCGCCGGTGCAGATTACGGTCGAAGCGGGAACTGACCTCTACGACGTGCCCGCGCAGGTGTACGGTGCGTGCGACGATGCGGGCGTGAAGGTCGGCCACACCGCCCCCGAACTCATGAAAGTCGTCGGAGACGAGGCGGGCGACGCCGTGACCGGCCGACAGGTGGTCAAACCACTCCTGATTGGCGTGACTCACGAGGGTGTCGTCCGCGTCCGCCGCGCCGAGCAGTCATAG
- a CDS encoding SDR family oxidoreductase encodes MDFGIAGDSALVTASSSGLGLASAIALAEEGANVAICSRDDARLAAAEKRVDQAGRGDVLAVEADITDPDHVKAFVEQTVAEFGGLDHVVTSAGGPPSGPFLDTLERDWYVAYDMLVMSAVWTAKAVQPHLEQSGAGTFVAITSLSVREPVEGLVLSNSVRKAVIGLVKTLSREFAPEIRVNAVLPGAHETARFTELIEQGVERGDLADYEEGLENWAEDIPLNRIGDPRELGDVVAFLSSERSSYVTGVSLPIDGGKLRS; translated from the coding sequence ATGGACTTTGGAATTGCTGGAGACAGCGCGCTTGTAACGGCGAGTTCGAGTGGCCTCGGACTGGCGAGCGCCATCGCCCTCGCAGAGGAGGGTGCGAACGTCGCCATCTGTAGTCGGGACGACGCTCGACTTGCCGCGGCAGAAAAACGAGTCGACCAAGCCGGACGCGGAGACGTCCTTGCGGTCGAAGCCGACATCACCGACCCCGACCACGTCAAGGCGTTCGTCGAGCAGACCGTTGCCGAGTTCGGCGGCCTCGACCACGTCGTCACATCGGCGGGCGGCCCGCCCTCTGGCCCCTTCCTCGACACGCTCGAACGCGACTGGTACGTTGCCTACGACATGCTCGTGATGAGTGCCGTCTGGACGGCGAAAGCCGTCCAGCCACACCTCGAACAGAGTGGGGCGGGCACGTTCGTCGCCATCACCTCGCTCAGCGTCCGCGAGCCGGTCGAAGGGCTCGTGCTCTCGAACTCGGTGCGAAAGGCGGTCATCGGCCTCGTCAAGACGCTCTCGCGGGAGTTTGCCCCCGAGATTCGAGTGAACGCCGTGCTCCCCGGCGCACACGAGACGGCACGGTTTACCGAACTCATCGAGCAGGGTGTCGAACGCGGCGACCTTGCAGATTACGAAGAAGGCCTCGAAAACTGGGCCGAAGACATCCCGCTCAACCGCATCGGTGACCCCCGAGAATTGGGCGACGTGGTGGCGTTCCTCTCCAGTGAGCGGTCGAGCTACGTGACCGGCGTCTCGCTGCCAATCGACGGCGGCAAACTTCGGAGTTAG
- a CDS encoding mannose-1-phosphate guanylyltransferase, whose product MTRPLVALVLAGGTGTRLYPASRSHRPKQFLDFGDGSLLAQTVDRLSFADELYVLTREAFADEIHEHAPEAAVLTEPEPKDTGPALVYAAARIREQVGDCVLFCVPSDHHITGDFAETATTAARVAAETGSLVTIGIEPTRPATGYGYIEPGADHGDYFDVASFHEKPDAETATNYVADGFLWNAGMFAWTPDALLREARDTPLAPLVENPHEFDAVEPVSIDYAVLERTARATVVPATFEWDDLGAWDALGRILDADAAGNAVLGDVSLVDTTDSVVVTDDAHVSVVGVSDLVVVAFDNRVLVVPKAKAQAVRELVSQLKAAGRF is encoded by the coding sequence ATGACTCGGCCTCTCGTCGCGCTCGTCCTCGCAGGCGGCACGGGCACACGACTCTACCCCGCGAGTCGGAGCCACCGCCCCAAACAGTTTCTCGACTTCGGTGACGGTTCGCTGCTCGCCCAAACCGTCGACCGACTCTCCTTTGCCGACGAACTCTACGTCCTCACGCGCGAGGCGTTCGCAGACGAGATTCACGAGCACGCGCCCGAAGCCGCCGTGCTCACCGAACCAGAACCCAAAGACACCGGCCCCGCGCTCGTCTACGCGGCCGCACGCATCCGCGAGCAGGTCGGTGACTGCGTGCTCTTTTGCGTCCCGAGCGACCACCACATCACTGGCGACTTTGCAGAAACCGCGACCACAGCCGCCCGCGTCGCCGCCGAAACCGGGTCGCTCGTCACTATCGGCATCGAGCCAACGCGCCCGGCCACCGGCTACGGCTACATCGAACCGGGAGCGGACCACGGCGACTACTTCGACGTGGCCTCGTTTCACGAAAAACCGGATGCCGAAACCGCCACGAACTACGTCGCAGACGGCTTTCTCTGGAACGCCGGGATGTTCGCGTGGACGCCCGATGCCCTGCTCCGCGAAGCCAGAGACACGCCGCTCGCTCCGCTGGTCGAAAATCCACACGAGTTCGACGCCGTCGAACCGGTGAGCATCGACTACGCCGTACTCGAACGAACCGCTCGCGCGACGGTCGTGCCCGCAACCTTCGAGTGGGACGACTTGGGTGCGTGGGACGCGCTCGGGCGGATTCTCGACGCCGATGCGGCGGGCAACGCTGTGCTCGGGGACGTGTCGCTGGTCGATACGACGGACTCGGTCGTCGTCACGGACGACGCACACGTGAGCGTGGTCGGCGTTTCAGACCTTGTGGTCGTCGCCTTCGACAATCGCGTGCTCGTCGTGCCAAAAGCAAAGGCGCAGGCGGTGCGAGAACTCGTCTCACAGCTCAAAGCAGCCGGGCGCTTCTAA
- a CDS encoding acyltransferase — protein MRERIHSIDTLRALAIFFITIAHVQPFRGFGTHGNLVFFVLDTIGQFDVPFFFVTSGFFLGAKLHTTSVNSIVRGTGRKLGSIFVFGKLVSVTAAVAVAAIVGSSVMSELSDALFNFSPASLLYYGDAQAVPLWFLSALFFSIVLVSGFVKFNKIRYLLPVAALFHVVGILSMNYPMVLDVPFRIRDALFFGFFYVALGYTIRTTEWTPKENHSHLYLGAVGFFLGAQLIEQYAIGYIIGENVLTQTVYLTEYTISTVLLVLAIFAYALSNPQLGKNTILPTVGRHALGIYLLHLPVFHLLHATKQFWIPVIGFPLPSTLLWQLTITPLVYVLALGTYLAMARLGVIDPEGGHIPWLSRLRSRGGLSVRSRLSNE, from the coding sequence ATGAGAGAACGTATTCACAGCATCGACACACTGCGAGCACTCGCTATTTTCTTCATTACTATCGCGCACGTGCAGCCATTTCGCGGCTTTGGAACGCACGGAAATCTCGTCTTTTTCGTGTTGGATACTATCGGCCAATTCGACGTGCCGTTCTTTTTCGTCACGTCCGGCTTCTTTCTGGGGGCGAAGTTGCACACCACCAGTGTCAACTCCATCGTCAGGGGAACCGGTCGGAAACTCGGTTCAATCTTTGTGTTTGGGAAACTCGTCTCTGTCACAGCCGCAGTTGCAGTCGCGGCCATCGTCGGTTCCTCTGTGATGAGTGAACTCAGCGATGCCCTTTTCAACTTCTCTCCAGCCTCCCTCCTGTACTACGGTGACGCACAGGCCGTCCCGCTGTGGTTCCTCTCGGCATTGTTTTTCTCCATCGTACTCGTCTCGGGATTCGTCAAATTCAACAAGATTCGCTATCTGTTGCCGGTCGCCGCACTCTTTCACGTCGTCGGCATCCTCAGCATGAACTATCCGATGGTTCTGGACGTTCCGTTCCGCATCCGAGACGCTCTCTTCTTTGGCTTCTTCTACGTCGCACTCGGATACACAATCAGAACAACGGAGTGGACACCAAAGGAGAACCACAGCCATCTGTATCTCGGCGCAGTCGGCTTCTTCCTTGGCGCCCAACTCATAGAGCAGTACGCCATTGGTTACATCATCGGTGAGAACGTGCTCACGCAGACGGTCTATCTGACGGAGTACACCATCTCCACCGTACTCCTCGTTCTCGCAATCTTCGCGTACGCGCTCTCGAACCCACAGCTGGGGAAGAATACGATTCTACCCACGGTGGGCCGACATGCGCTCGGAATTTACCTCCTTCACCTGCCGGTATTTCACTTGCTCCACGCGACGAAGCAGTTCTGGATTCCGGTGATTGGGTTTCCCCTTCCCTCGACCCTGCTCTGGCAACTGACCATCACGCCACTCGTCTACGTGCTTGCGCTTGGAACCTATCTCGCCATGGCGAGGCTGGGTGTCATAGACCCTGAGGGCGGTCACATTCCATGGCTTAGTCGCCTCCGGTCACGCGGCGGGCTTTCGGTTCGAAGCCGACTCTCGAACGAGTGA